The following are encoded together in the Ignavibacteriales bacterium genome:
- a CDS encoding PorV/PorQ family protein, whose product MKRSILLLAGLSISLCSVLFAQNPNVGTAGAQFLKIPVGPRGIGMGGAYVSNAGDASALFWNPAGIVHVPENELFASNTSWWGGVNLNHAAFVHSSEDVGSFGISMSLLTMGEMEVTTELQPEGTGQKFDAQDLMLGVSYARSLTKDFSVGVTMKYMNQRIWNETSGGLAFDIGTQYRIGFGDLTIGMSMTNFGPDMKYDGQDLDVKYDASNQNPNNRLAPATLATDDYPLPLHFQVGASMTILNTESIKILVAADAAHPNDNRERINVGTELTILGQVFLRGGYRFNYDQETATFGAGVVAPLGGSSLRFDYSYALYNLLSNVHRLSVGITF is encoded by the coding sequence ATGAAAAGATCAATATTGTTACTCGCCGGCCTCTCTATCAGCCTGTGCAGCGTGCTCTTCGCACAGAATCCGAACGTCGGCACCGCGGGGGCCCAGTTTCTGAAAATTCCAGTCGGCCCGCGGGGAATCGGCATGGGGGGCGCTTACGTCTCGAACGCAGGCGACGCATCTGCTCTGTTCTGGAATCCCGCAGGTATTGTCCATGTCCCTGAAAATGAACTCTTTGCCTCTAACACGTCGTGGTGGGGAGGGGTGAACCTGAACCATGCCGCGTTCGTCCATTCGTCTGAAGATGTTGGATCGTTCGGAATATCGATGAGTCTTCTGACCATGGGGGAGATGGAGGTGACGACGGAACTGCAGCCCGAAGGAACGGGTCAGAAGTTCGACGCGCAGGACCTGATGCTGGGCGTCAGCTATGCCCGGTCTCTCACGAAGGATTTCAGCGTCGGCGTGACGATGAAATATATGAACCAGAGAATCTGGAACGAGACGTCGGGGGGGCTTGCGTTCGACATCGGAACCCAGTACCGCATCGGCTTCGGGGATCTGACGATCGGCATGAGCATGACGAATTTTGGCCCGGACATGAAATATGACGGGCAGGACCTGGACGTCAAGTACGACGCAAGCAATCAAAACCCGAACAACAGGCTCGCTCCTGCGACGCTTGCAACGGACGACTATCCGTTGCCGCTGCACTTCCAGGTAGGCGCGTCGATGACGATTCTGAACACAGAGAGCATCAAAATCCTGGTTGCTGCCGATGCCGCTCATCCCAATGATAACCGGGAGAGGATCAATGTGGGGACTGAGCTGACAATCCTCGGCCAGGTATTTCTCCGCGGCGGCTACAGGTTCAACTATGATCAGGAGACGGCGACGTTTGGAGCCGGCGTTGTGGCCCCTCTCGGCGGAAGCAGTCTCCGGTTTGACTATTCCTACGCGCTCTACAATCTCCTTTCCAACGTCCACAGGCTGTCGGTGGGTATTACGTTCTGA
- a CDS encoding type II toxin-antitoxin system prevent-host-death family antitoxin, which translates to MPIIKSISSLRNRTREIAMICHKEDEPVYLTTNGEGDLVVMSISHYERLKGQVDLFEKLGVAQGQSAAKKKGITHELMMTKLRRRANVR; encoded by the coding sequence ATGCCTATAATCAAGTCGATCTCTAGCTTGCGCAACCGAACTCGAGAAATTGCCATGATTTGTCACAAAGAAGACGAGCCGGTGTATTTGACGACCAACGGCGAAGGTGATCTGGTTGTTATGAGCATCAGCCACTATGAACGCCTGAAAGGGCAAGTTGACCTCTTTGAGAAGCTGGGAGTAGCTCAAGGACAATCAGCAGCAAAGAAGAAGGGCATTACCCACGAACTCATGATGACCAAACTTCGCCGAAGAGCCAATGTCCGTTAA
- a CDS encoding M20/M25/M40 family metallo-hydrolase, which yields MKRSFFFVFAALVLATAIAVSQPARPFVDTTAIAAIKDEALKRSEVMQTLSYLCDVYGPRLTWSPEYKQAAQWTSGKLKEWGLQDVHYENWAPVGKGWTLKRFSAQVLGPKAFPLIAYPKAWSPSTDGPVRGEVVYLKAGAESDLETFKGKLKDAIVLLDAPRPLRAHFQADATRFTDSALVRYANADMPVGGAMPDSSMIQYYVKMMQWSAKKLAFCQKEGAAVIVNNASGDDGTVFTAEASSGYVPQGLSDLFSPATSAYGEKAPAIVPQVSIATEDYNRIMRMIEKGQKVTAEINLEVSMTKPDSAFNIVAEIPGTDLKDEIVMIGGHFDSWHAGTGATDNGTGTAVCMEAVRILQKLGLKPRRTIRIGLWGGEEQGLFGSRAYVARHFAEQDGDFISMMMGRGGPIKKKAEHDKFSVYFNHDNGTGKVRGVWMQGNESVRLIFREWLAKYNDPTAQTLSLSNTSGTDHLSFDGVGLPGFQFIQDPIDYNTRTHHSNEDVWDRAQDGDLKQASAIMAIFAYNAAMQPEKFPRKPMPGTK from the coding sequence ATGAAGAGAAGCTTCTTTTTTGTTTTCGCGGCTCTCGTCCTCGCCACCGCAATTGCAGTTTCACAGCCGGCGCGTCCGTTTGTCGACACGACTGCGATCGCTGCGATCAAGGACGAAGCACTCAAACGTTCGGAGGTCATGCAGACGTTGAGCTATCTTTGTGACGTCTACGGTCCACGACTCACCTGGTCACCGGAGTACAAGCAAGCAGCCCAATGGACAAGCGGCAAGCTCAAGGAGTGGGGACTGCAGGACGTCCACTATGAGAATTGGGCTCCGGTTGGAAAAGGTTGGACGCTCAAGAGATTTTCCGCTCAGGTATTGGGACCGAAAGCATTCCCTCTGATTGCGTATCCGAAAGCATGGTCTCCCAGCACAGACGGACCGGTGCGCGGCGAAGTGGTATATCTCAAGGCCGGCGCAGAATCCGATCTTGAGACGTTCAAAGGAAAGCTGAAAGACGCGATCGTTCTCCTTGACGCACCTCGGCCGCTGCGGGCACACTTCCAGGCCGACGCCACGCGTTTCACCGACTCAGCCTTGGTGCGCTATGCCAACGCAGATATGCCGGTCGGCGGTGCGATGCCCGATTCGTCGATGATTCAGTACTACGTCAAGATGATGCAATGGAGCGCGAAGAAACTGGCCTTCTGCCAGAAAGAAGGAGCAGCGGTGATCGTCAACAATGCGAGCGGGGATGACGGGACCGTTTTTACAGCAGAAGCGTCATCCGGCTACGTGCCTCAAGGTCTTTCAGATCTTTTCAGCCCGGCGACAAGCGCTTATGGCGAGAAAGCTCCCGCAATCGTGCCGCAGGTTTCGATCGCCACTGAAGATTATAATAGAATCATGCGGATGATCGAAAAGGGACAAAAGGTCACTGCCGAGATCAACCTTGAAGTATCGATGACGAAGCCGGATTCGGCATTCAACATCGTTGCCGAGATTCCCGGTACCGACCTGAAGGATGAAATCGTCATGATCGGAGGACACTTCGATTCGTGGCATGCCGGAACAGGCGCGACCGATAACGGAACGGGCACTGCCGTCTGCATGGAAGCTGTCCGCATTCTGCAGAAGCTCGGCTTGAAGCCGCGGCGGACGATCCGCATCGGACTGTGGGGAGGCGAAGAGCAGGGGCTGTTCGGGTCGCGGGCGTATGTCGCCAGGCACTTCGCAGAGCAGGACGGCGATTTTATCAGCATGATGATGGGACGCGGAGGCCCGATAAAGAAGAAAGCCGAGCATGACAAGTTCTCGGTCTATTTTAACCACGACAACGGAACGGGGAAAGTGCGCGGCGTCTGGATGCAGGGGAATGAATCGGTTCGGCTGATCTTCCGTGAGTGGCTCGCGAAGTACAACGACCCTACCGCTCAGACGTTGTCGCTGTCTAACACCAGCGGCACGGATCATCTTTCGTTCGACGGCGTCGGGCTTCCCGGATTCCAATTCATCCAGGACCCGATCGACTACAATACGCGTACGCACCATTCGAACGAAGACGTCTGGGATCGTGCGCAGGACGGAGATCTGAAACAGGCTTCGGCGATCATGGCCATCTTTGCCTATAACGCGGCGATGCAGCCTGAGAAGTTCCCGCGGAAACCGATGCCGGGGACGAAGTAG
- a CDS encoding type II toxin-antitoxin system RelE/ParE family toxin, giving the protein MSVKFTLRYLPIAQDDLVSIFDFIAQDSPHRALSFVEKFDERIGLLARHPSLGRVPRHLRLREYGYRVMIVESYLVFYVVRGREIEIHRVVHGSRDLDHLI; this is encoded by the coding sequence ATGTCCGTTAAGTTCACGCTTCGCTATCTCCCGATTGCTCAAGACGACCTCGTCTCAATCTTCGATTTCATTGCTCAAGATAGCCCGCATCGGGCCTTGTCGTTTGTGGAGAAGTTCGATGAGCGGATCGGCCTCCTTGCGCGGCATCCGTCACTGGGACGGGTTCCACGGCATCTAAGGCTTCGAGAGTACGGATATCGTGTCATGATAGTTGAATCATACCTCGTCTTCTACGTCGTCCGCGGCCGCGAGATTGAAATACATCGCGTGGTTCACGGATCCCGCGACCTCGATCACCTCATCTAG